In Candidatus Binatota bacterium, a genomic segment contains:
- the lexA gene encoding transcriptional repressor LexA → MEPLTKRQREVLNLIEQYLEDNGCAPTLDEIGSQLGMRSMATVHKHVSSLEAKGYIRRHWNQSRAIEMVDQYQRPRSVSLPLLGRVAAGCPIEAIEHDDSIDVPESMVRNRNTYVLEVRGDSMVDDAILDGDYVVVEEKPDPTNGDVVVASIDGEATVKRFFRQGDGSVRLQPANPNFEPIVVFDRDLEIRGKVVGVLRNCR, encoded by the coding sequence ATGGAACCACTCACCAAGCGGCAACGTGAAGTCCTCAATCTCATAGAGCAGTACCTGGAAGACAACGGCTGCGCGCCCACCCTCGACGAGATCGGCAGTCAACTGGGCATGCGTTCGATGGCCACCGTGCACAAGCACGTCAGTTCGCTGGAGGCCAAGGGCTACATCCGTCGTCACTGGAACCAGAGCCGCGCCATTGAGATGGTTGATCAGTACCAGCGTCCGCGATCGGTGAGCCTGCCGTTGCTTGGGCGGGTGGCCGCCGGTTGCCCGATTGAAGCCATCGAACACGACGACAGCATCGACGTGCCCGAGAGCATGGTACGCAACCGCAACACCTACGTGCTCGAAGTGAGGGGCGACTCGATGGTGGACGACGCCATCCTCGACGGCGACTACGTGGTCGTCGAAGAAAAACCCGACCCCACCAACGGAGACGTGGTGGTGGCCAGCATAGACGGCGAGGCAACCGTCAAGCGTTTCTTTCGCCAGGGCGACGGCAGCGTGCGGCTGCAGCCGGCCAACCCCAACTTTGAACCCATCGTGGTGTTCGACCGCGACCTCGAGATAAGGGGCAAAGTGGTCGGCGTACTGCGCAACTGCAGGTAG
- the hemW gene encoding radical SAM family heme chaperone HemW yields the protein MAQSEDSLGVYVHLPWCVTKCPYCDFNSYASTEFPEQRYTDSLLSELAWSAEQVQWRDRKATSVFFGGGTPSLFGAGSLAAVLDAIDQHLGLAQDCEITAEANPGTLEGAAVEKLSAMRAAGINRISFGVQSFDDRLLDTLGRVHSGAEALAALGAAHEAGFERISCDLIFAVPGQTLDGWQRDIEQALSLGILDHLSTYGLTFEPGTAMTGMLKAGMIERADEELELAMYRAIRSATADAGLQHYEISNFARPGRESRHNLGYWRRHDWLGLGAGAHGFTSRSPGAPWGERWANIRLPEIWMSAGNGRRRHFEETLDRGQALAETLLMGLRVSEGVSEADIEQRFSVGAEQAMPRLARLVDDGLVLREQGRVSLSPRGLELADSVIAELAG from the coding sequence GTGGCGCAAAGCGAAGACAGCCTGGGTGTGTACGTGCACCTGCCGTGGTGCGTGACCAAGTGCCCCTACTGCGACTTTAACTCCTATGCGTCGACCGAGTTCCCTGAGCAGCGCTACACCGACTCGTTGTTATCCGAGCTGGCCTGGTCGGCCGAGCAAGTTCAGTGGCGCGACCGTAAGGCCACGAGCGTGTTCTTCGGGGGCGGCACGCCGTCGTTGTTCGGGGCAGGCAGCCTGGCCGCGGTGCTCGACGCCATCGACCAGCACCTGGGCCTCGCCCAGGACTGCGAGATAACAGCCGAGGCCAACCCCGGCACGCTTGAAGGCGCCGCCGTAGAAAAGCTCTCGGCCATGCGCGCGGCGGGCATAAACCGCATCAGCTTCGGTGTGCAGTCGTTCGACGACCGGCTGCTGGACACTCTTGGCCGCGTGCACTCGGGCGCCGAAGCGCTTGCGGCGCTGGGGGCCGCCCACGAGGCGGGCTTCGAACGCATAAGCTGCGACCTCATCTTCGCCGTGCCCGGACAGACACTGGACGGCTGGCAACGCGACATCGAGCAGGCGCTATCGCTCGGCATCCTCGACCACCTGTCGACCTACGGGCTCACCTTCGAGCCGGGCACGGCCATGACCGGCATGCTCAAGGCGGGAATGATCGAGCGCGCCGACGAGGAGCTGGAGCTCGCCATGTACCGCGCGATCCGCAGCGCGACGGCAGACGCGGGCCTGCAGCACTACGAGATATCCAACTTCGCGCGCCCGGGGCGTGAGAGCCGCCACAACCTGGGCTACTGGCGCAGGCACGACTGGCTGGGCCTGGGCGCGGGCGCGCACGGCTTCACGTCACGCTCACCCGGTGCGCCGTGGGGCGAGCGCTGGGCAAACATTCGCCTGCCCGAAATATGGATGTCGGCCGGCAACGGACGCCGCCGTCATTTTGAAGAAACGCTCGACCGCGGGCAGGCCCTGGCCGAAACGCTGCTCATGGGCTTGCGAGTCAGCGAAGGCGTGAGCGAAGCCGACATCGAACAGCGTTTCTCGGTTGGTGCCGAGCAGGCCATGCCACGGCTTGCGCGCCTGGTCGACGACGGCCTCGTGCTGCGTGAGCAGGGGCGCGTGTCGTTGTCACCGCGCGGGCTGGAGCTGGCCGATTCGGTCATAGCCGAACTGGCCGGCTAG
- a CDS encoding GDP-mannose 4,6-dehydratase, whose protein sequence is MADKKAFVTGVTGQDGAYLSKLLLEKGYRVYGLLQRSTRYAFENLDYLGVTGDVDYVEGNMDDEASLINAIRRVRPDEVYNLAAQSFVGVSWDQARLTTEVNSLGVLNLLNAIKNFTPTTRFYQASTSEMFGNSSDEEGIQTENTPFHPRSPYAISKLYAYWITINYKESFGMYCCNGILFNHESPIRGLEFVTRKITDAVVRIKLGMQDRIGLGNLDSYRDWGFAGDYVEAMYLMLQQDEPDNYLVSTGNTHSIADFCSAAFARVGIEDWEKYVFIDPAFKRPAELHRLRGYSERAAEKLGWKPQVSFEELVDMMVDADMKRLSPAD, encoded by the coding sequence ATGGCTGACAAGAAAGCTTTTGTAACCGGCGTCACCGGTCAGGACGGCGCCTATCTTTCCAAGCTCCTGCTCGAAAAGGGCTACCGCGTGTACGGACTGCTGCAGCGCAGCACGCGCTACGCGTTCGAGAACCTCGACTACCTGGGTGTCACGGGCGACGTGGACTACGTGGAAGGCAACATGGACGACGAGGCATCGTTGATCAACGCCATCCGCCGTGTCCGCCCCGACGAGGTATACAACCTGGCGGCGCAGAGTTTCGTGGGCGTCAGCTGGGACCAAGCCCGCCTGACCACCGAGGTCAATTCGCTGGGCGTGCTCAACCTGCTCAACGCGATTAAGAACTTCACGCCCACCACGCGCTTTTACCAGGCGTCGACCAGCGAGATGTTTGGCAACAGCTCCGACGAAGAAGGCATACAGACCGAGAACACGCCGTTTCACCCGCGCAGCCCCTACGCCATCTCCAAGCTATACGCCTACTGGATCACCATTAACTACAAGGAGAGTTTCGGCATGTACTGCTGCAACGGCATCCTGTTCAACCACGAGTCGCCGATACGCGGCCTGGAGTTTGTGACGCGCAAGATCACCGACGCGGTGGTGCGCATCAAGCTGGGCATGCAGGACAGGATCGGCCTGGGCAACCTCGACAGTTACCGCGACTGGGGTTTTGCGGGCGACTACGTTGAGGCCATGTACCTCATGCTGCAGCAGGACGAGCCTGACAACTACCTTGTCTCGACCGGCAACACGCACTCCATTGCCGACTTCTGCAGTGCAGCGTTCGCGCGCGTGGGCATAGAGGACTGGGAGAAGTACGTGTTCATCGACCCGGCCTTCAAGCGCCCGGCCGAGTTGCACCGCTTGCGTGGCTACAGCGAGCGCGCCGCCGAAAAGCTGGGCTGGAAACCACAGGTGAGCTTCGAAGAGCTGGTGGACATGATGGTCGACGCCGACATGAAGCGCCTCTCTCCTGCCGACTGA
- the rfbC gene encoding dTDP-4-dehydrorhamnose 3,5-epimerase, which translates to MKVNQTELEGVLVVEPELHGDERGFFVEQFNAERYVAAGLPAIAPLQFNHSRSARGTLRGLHFQHPRGQDKLVWVASGCVFDVAVDVRRGSPTFGQWTGCELSADNHLQLFVPAGFAHGFVVTSEQADFMYACSDYYAPDCEHAVAYNDPSIGIRWPEDLELTLSDRDRAAPLLVDAEGLPEY; encoded by the coding sequence GTGAAGGTCAACCAGACCGAACTCGAGGGTGTGTTAGTCGTTGAGCCCGAGCTGCACGGCGACGAGCGTGGCTTTTTCGTGGAGCAGTTCAACGCCGAGCGTTATGTGGCTGCCGGCTTGCCGGCCATAGCGCCGCTGCAGTTCAATCACTCGCGGTCGGCGCGGGGCACACTGCGCGGCCTGCATTTTCAGCACCCGCGCGGCCAGGACAAGCTCGTGTGGGTGGCCTCGGGCTGCGTGTTCGACGTGGCGGTCGATGTAAGGCGCGGCTCGCCCACCTTCGGGCAGTGGACCGGCTGCGAGCTGTCAGCCGACAACCACCTGCAGTTGTTTGTGCCGGCGGGTTTCGCGCACGGCTTCGTGGTCACGAGCGAGCAGGCCGACTTCATGTACGCGTGCAGCGACTACTACGCGCCCGACTGCGAACACGCCGTGGCTTACAACGACCCCTCGATAGGCATTCGCTGGCCCGAGGACCTCGAGCTGACGCTGTCCGACCGCGACCGCGCCGCGCCCTTGCTGGTCGACGCCGAGGGCCTTCCCGAATACTGA
- the rfbA gene encoding glucose-1-phosphate thymidylyltransferase RfbA, with product MSRGIILAGGAGTRLYPLSKVVTKQLMPVYDKPMVYYPLSILMLAGIRDIQLISTPQDLPAFEQLLGDGSRLGISLSYVAQPEPGGIAQAFLLKREFNEGKPVALVLGDNIFFGHGIEDTLAVAAAREKGATVFAYPVRDPERYGVVDFDDDGHALTLEEKPAHPRSNFAVTGLYFYDQQVTDIAASLAPSARGELEITDVNRVYLDRHELAVEVLGRGTAWLDTGTYTALLQASNFIQTIEERQGLKIACLEEIAWYKGFIDDAALEALAASLDNDYGHYLRSLLAAG from the coding sequence GTGAGCAGGGGAATTATACTGGCCGGGGGGGCCGGCACGCGGTTATACCCGCTGTCGAAGGTTGTGACCAAGCAGCTCATGCCGGTGTACGACAAGCCCATGGTGTACTACCCGCTGTCGATTCTCATGCTGGCGGGCATACGCGATATCCAGCTCATCTCCACGCCCCAGGACCTGCCGGCCTTCGAGCAACTGCTGGGCGACGGCAGCCGCCTGGGCATTTCGCTCAGCTACGTGGCCCAGCCCGAGCCCGGCGGCATCGCCCAGGCTTTTCTGCTCAAGCGCGAGTTCAACGAGGGGAAGCCGGTGGCGCTCGTGTTGGGCGACAACATCTTCTTTGGCCACGGCATCGAGGACACCCTGGCGGTGGCCGCGGCGCGCGAAAAGGGAGCCACTGTTTTTGCCTACCCGGTGCGCGACCCCGAGCGCTACGGCGTGGTCGACTTTGACGACGATGGCCACGCCCTGACGCTAGAAGAAAAGCCAGCCCACCCGAGGTCTAACTTTGCGGTTACGGGTCTGTACTTCTACGACCAGCAGGTGACCGACATCGCCGCGTCGCTTGCACCCTCGGCAAGGGGCGAGCTCGAGATCACCGACGTCAACCGCGTGTACCTAGACCGCCATGAGCTTGCCGTCGAGGTGCTCGGCCGCGGCACGGCCTGGCTCGACACGGGCACATACACCGCGTTGCTGCAGGCGTCCAACTTCATACAGACCATAGAGGAGCGGCAGGGGCTGAAAATCGCCTGCCTCGAAGAGATCGCCTGGTACAAGGGTTTCATTGACGACGCTGCGCTCGAGGCCCTGGCCGCGTCGCTGGACAACGACTATGGCCATTACCTCAGGTCGCTGTTGGCCGCCGGGTGA
- the dxs gene encoding 1-deoxy-D-xylulose-5-phosphate synthase produces MLLDSLKLPEGLADLSYQELDQLAAELRERIVEVVSHTGGHLGSNLGVVELSLALHRVFDSPRDAILWDTGHQAYVHKMLTGRLKDFDKLRQEGGLSGYPSRSESPHDWFENSHASTVLGYAHGLAVARSASVSPADSDPARRVVAVIGDGALTGGMAYEGLNNLGHSGKNVIIVFNDNGRSYAPTVSRLSESLIHIRSNPTYMQRQRRLEEMAEKIPWVGELLHRGIVASKAAIREMWEPTAFFEMLGIHYLGPFDGHDLPALERELANAREFPGAVVLHVLTQKGRGHAPAENDPIKAMHDTSELKAGSYTEAFSKWLVRAGEQRPELMAITAAMPDSTGLLPFKDRFPDRFLDVGIAEQHAVTAAAGMAIGGLKPVVAIYSTFLTRAIDQVNLDVGLHRLPVVFCLDRAGVTGDDGPSHHGLLDMVLLSKVPGMTILAPSSYQELEQMLDDSLEITDGPVAIRWAKTAAPVAGPGEVGRGLGARRVLAGSQLCIIGVGKMLAAALDAARLLEADGLKATVWDPRAVKPLDDDMLADAASHSLVVTIEDGFKEGGAGTAVREGLAALSSEAKVVVLGVPVEYIAHGKPDDILARLGLNGAGIAATVRAESKGVIPPRAAAG; encoded by the coding sequence ATGCTGCTTGATTCGCTCAAACTACCCGAAGGCCTGGCCGACCTTTCCTACCAGGAGCTTGATCAGCTGGCCGCCGAGCTGCGCGAGCGCATAGTGGAAGTAGTGAGTCACACGGGCGGTCACCTGGGCTCAAACCTGGGCGTTGTCGAGCTCAGCCTGGCCCTGCACCGGGTTTTTGACAGCCCCCGCGACGCCATCCTCTGGGACACCGGCCACCAGGCCTACGTGCACAAGATGCTCACCGGCCGGCTCAAGGATTTTGACAAGCTGCGCCAGGAGGGCGGGCTGTCGGGCTACCCTTCGCGATCGGAATCGCCGCACGACTGGTTCGAAAACTCGCACGCGTCGACCGTACTCGGCTACGCCCACGGGCTGGCCGTGGCGCGCTCGGCCAGCGTCAGCCCAGCAGACAGCGACCCAGCCCGCCGCGTAGTTGCCGTCATAGGCGACGGGGCGCTCACGGGAGGCATGGCCTACGAGGGCCTCAACAACCTCGGCCACAGCGGCAAAAACGTAATCATCGTCTTCAACGACAACGGCCGATCCTACGCCCCCACGGTGAGCCGGCTGTCGGAAAGCCTCATCCACATCCGCTCCAACCCCACCTACATGCAGCGGCAGCGACGGCTCGAAGAGATGGCCGAAAAGATCCCCTGGGTGGGCGAGCTGCTGCACCGCGGGATAGTGGCGTCGAAGGCCGCCATACGCGAGATGTGGGAGCCCACTGCCTTCTTCGAGATGCTCGGCATCCACTACCTCGGGCCCTTTGACGGGCACGACCTGCCGGCGCTCGAAAGGGAACTGGCCAACGCCCGTGAGTTTCCGGGTGCGGTGGTGCTGCACGTGCTCACGCAGAAAGGTCGCGGCCACGCGCCTGCCGAAAACGACCCCATCAAGGCCATGCACGACACCTCCGAGCTCAAGGCTGGCAGCTACACCGAAGCCTTCAGCAAGTGGCTGGTCAGGGCAGGCGAACAGCGGCCCGAGCTGATGGCCATCACCGCCGCCATGCCCGACTCAACCGGCCTGCTGCCGTTCAAGGATCGCTTTCCCGATCGCTTTCTCGACGTGGGCATAGCCGAGCAGCACGCCGTTACGGCGGCCGCCGGCATGGCCATCGGCGGACTCAAACCGGTTGTGGCCATCTACTCCACCTTTCTTACCCGTGCCATCGACCAGGTGAACCTCGACGTGGGCCTGCACCGGCTGCCGGTCGTGTTCTGCCTCGACCGGGCTGGCGTAACGGGCGACGACGGCCCGTCTCACCACGGTCTGCTCGACATGGTGCTGCTGTCCAAGGTGCCCGGCATGACCATCCTGGCGCCCTCGTCCTACCAGGAGCTCGAACAGATGCTCGACGACTCGCTCGAGATCACCGACGGCCCGGTGGCTATACGCTGGGCCAAGACCGCGGCGCCTGTTGCCGGGCCCGGTGAGGTGGGCCGCGGGTTGGGGGCGCGCAGGGTGCTCGCGGGCAGCCAGCTTTGCATCATAGGCGTGGGCAAGATGCTGGCGGCCGCACTCGATGCGGCGCGGCTGCTTGAAGCCGACGGCCTCAAGGCCACCGTCTGGGACCCGAGGGCGGTGAAGCCGCTCGACGACGACATGCTGGCCGACGCCGCCAGCCACTCACTGGTGGTGACCATCGAAGACGGCTTCAAAGAAGGCGGTGCCGGAACGGCCGTGCGCGAAGGCCTGGCGGCATTGTCGTCAGAGGCCAAGGTGGTTGTGCTGGGTGTACCCGTTGAATACATCGCCCACGGCAAGCCCGATGACATACTGGCCCGCCTGGGCCTGAACGGCGCGGGCATAGCCGCCACCGTAAGGGCCGAGAGCAAGGGCGTTATTCCGCCCCGCGCCGCCGCCGGCTGA